In the Tenrec ecaudatus isolate mTenEca1 chromosome 16, mTenEca1.hap1, whole genome shotgun sequence genome, one interval contains:
- the CYP17A1 gene encoding steroid 17-alpha-hydroxylase/17,20 lyase, whose protein sequence is MWELLAILLLTLAYCFWPKARRSGAKYPKSLPFLPLVGSLPFLPRHGHPHINFFKLQEKYGSIYSFRLGTKTTVVVGHHQLAKEVLTKKGREFSGRPHVMTLALLSNNQKGIAFADSGPHWQLHRKLVQGAFALFKDGHQKLEKIICQEISLLCDFLVTQNGQTIDLELPVFLAVTNMISMICFNSSYKCDDPDLKIIHDYNQGILDTLGSGGLVDIFPWLTIFPNKPLEIMKNAVKLRNELLKRILEKYKENFSSDSINNLLDVLIQAKMNSENNNDGGDQDSQLLSDEHILTTIGDIFGAGVETTTSVMKWTVAFLLHNPQLKRKLQEEIDQNVGFSRTPTISDRSHLVLLEATIREVLRIRPVAPMLIPHKASTDSSIGEFAVDKGTHVIINLWAMHHNEKEWHQPDQFKPERFLDPTGRQLISPSVSYLPFGAGPRSCLGEVLARQELFLFLSWVLQRFDLEVPDDGKLPSLEGNPKVVFLIDSFKVKIKVRQAWKEAHA, encoded by the exons ATGTGGGAGCTCTTAGCTATCTTACTGCTCACCCTTGCTTATTGCTTTTGGCCCAAAGCAAGGCGCTCTGGAGCCAAGTACCCCAAGAGCCTCCCATTCCTGCCCCTGGTGGGGAGCCTGCCCTTCCTCCCTAGGCACGGACACCCTCACATCAACTTCTTCAAGCTGCAGGAAAAGTATGGCTCCATCTATTCCTTTCGTCTGGGTACCAAGACGACTGTGGTTGTTGGCCACCACCAGCTGGCCAAGGAGGTGCTCACCAAGAAAGGCAGAGAGTTCTCCGGACGGCCCCATGTG ATGACTCTGGCCCTCCTGTCAAACAACCAGAAGGGCATCGCCTTCGCCGACAGCGGTCCCCACTGGCAGCTGCATCGGAAACTGGTGCAGGGTGCCTTTGCCCTGTTCAAAGACGGCCACCAGAAGCTGGAGAAAATCA TATGTCAAGAAATCAGCTTATTGTGTGATTTCCTGGTCACTCAGAACGGACAGACCATAGATTTGGAACTGCCTGTCTTCCTGGCGGTGACCAACATGATCTCCATGATCTGCTTCAACTCCTCCTACAAGTGTGATGACCCGGATCTGAAGATCATCCATGACTATAATCAGGGCATCCTGGACACCCTGGGCAGTGGAGGCCTGGTGGACATCTTTCCCTGGTTGACG ATTTTCCCCAACAAACCACTGGAAATTATGAAGAATGCAGTGAAATTACGAAATGAGCTGCTGAAAAGAATCTTAGAGAAATACAAG GAGAACTTCAGTAGCGACTCTATCAACAACCTCCTGGACGTACTGATCCAAGCCAAGATGAACTCAGAAAACAACAATGATGGCGGAGACCAGGATTCACAGCTGCTGTCGGATGAACACATCCTGACCACTATTGGGGACATCTTTGGGGCCGGTGTGGAGACCACCACCTCTGTGATGAAGTGGACTGTGGCCTTCCTGCTCCATAATCCTCAG CTGAAGAGGAAGCTCCAGGAGGAGATAGACCAGAATGTAGGTTTTAGCCGCACACCAACCATCAGCGACAGGAGCCACCTTGTCCTGCTGGAGGCCACCATCCGCGAGGTGCTTCGCATTCGACCTGTGGCCCCAATGCTCATCCCTCACAAGGCGTCCACGGACTCCAG CATTGGTGAGTTCGCTGTGGACAAGGGCACACACGTGATCATCAATCTGTGGGCAATGCACCACAATGAGAAGGAGTGGCACCAACCAGACCAGTTCAAGCCTG AGCGCTTCTTGGACCCCACGGGGCGCCAGCTCATCTCGCCATCCGTCAGCTACCTACCCTTTGGAGCAGGACCCCGTTCCTGCTTAGGTGAGGTCCTGGCCCGCCaagagctcttcctcttcctgtccTGGGTGCTGCAGAGGTTCGACCTGGAGGTGCCGGATGATGGGAAGCTGCCCTCCCTGGAGGGCAATCCCAAGGTGGTCTTTCTGATTGACTCCTTCAAAGTGAAGATCAAGGTGCGACAGGCCTGGAAGGAAGCCCACGCTTAG